A part of Streptomyces sp. NBC_01235 genomic DNA contains:
- a CDS encoding pyridoxine/pyridoxamine 5'-phosphate oxidase, translating into MATDLHELLRSLRVWDPEATDLPSFDPTRAPDDPLALFTEWFAQAVAAGQTEPHTMTLSTSDEEGLPDARIVMLHGADAAGWAFATHATSRKGRDLAARPYAALTFYWPVHGRQIRVRGPVTVAPAAEAQTDLHVRSTGALAAALTGHQSEVLGSVEELTRASEEAWDRASREPEAEAPSWTLYRLRPDTVEFFQGDARRRHVRLAYRREETGTWARGLLWP; encoded by the coding sequence ATGGCTACCGATCTTCATGAGCTGCTCAGGTCGCTGCGGGTGTGGGACCCGGAGGCGACGGACCTGCCGTCCTTCGACCCGACGAGGGCCCCGGACGACCCCCTGGCCCTCTTCACGGAGTGGTTCGCGCAGGCGGTCGCGGCCGGGCAGACCGAGCCGCACACGATGACGCTGTCGACGTCGGACGAGGAGGGCCTGCCCGACGCCCGCATCGTGATGCTGCACGGCGCCGACGCCGCCGGCTGGGCCTTCGCGACGCACGCGACCAGTCGCAAGGGCCGCGACCTCGCCGCCCGCCCCTACGCCGCGCTCACCTTCTACTGGCCGGTTCACGGCCGCCAGATCCGCGTCCGGGGCCCGGTCACCGTGGCTCCGGCCGCCGAGGCGCAGACCGACCTGCACGTCCGCTCGACGGGCGCGCTCGCCGCTGCGCTGACCGGGCACCAGAGTGAAGTACTGGGCTCGGTGGAGGAGTTGACGCGGGCATCGGAGGAGGCGTGGGACAGGGCGTCCCGGGAGCCGGAGGCTGAGGCCCCCTCCTGGACCCTGTACCGCCTGCGCCCGGACACGGTGGAGTTCTTCCAGGGCGACGCGAGGCGGCGACACGTACGACTGGCGTACCGGCGGGAGGAGACGGGGACGTGGGCCAGGGGACTGCTGTGGCCGTGA
- a CDS encoding DUF1737 domain-containing protein, producing the protein MSTPPDGLPIYRVLTGPDDAAFCQRVSEAIGLGYELHEGPAVTFNGENVIIAQALVWPALP; encoded by the coding sequence ATGAGCACACCACCAGACGGATTGCCCATCTACCGAGTCCTGACCGGCCCGGACGACGCCGCGTTCTGCCAACGTGTGAGCGAAGCGATCGGTCTTGGCTACGAACTGCACGAAGGCCCGGCCGTCACCTTCAACGGTGAGAACGTCATCATCGCCCAGGCGCTGGTCTGGCCGGCACTGCCGTAG
- a CDS encoding DUF5753 domain-containing protein produces the protein MERRQIFERRQPLPYLAYVHEAALRMRFGGVEVTRDQLKHLAERSEQDGIDVRVVPASVSGFPGAGHAVLYAEGPVAQLDTVQLDSAHGPVFTSAEAQLTKYRAHLDWMNDASLPPAASRDLILGIAREL, from the coding sequence ATGGAGCGCCGGCAAATCTTCGAGCGGCGCCAGCCTCTGCCCTACCTCGCCTACGTCCACGAGGCGGCACTGCGCATGCGGTTCGGCGGTGTCGAGGTGACTCGGGATCAGCTGAAGCACCTGGCAGAACGGTCCGAGCAAGACGGTATCGACGTACGGGTCGTCCCGGCGAGCGTGAGCGGGTTCCCCGGAGCGGGCCACGCGGTGCTGTACGCCGAAGGACCCGTTGCCCAACTCGACACCGTCCAGCTGGACTCGGCACATGGTCCAGTTTTCACCAGCGCGGAGGCCCAACTCACCAAGTACCGTGCCCACCTGGACTGGATGAACGACGCGTCGCTGCCGCCCGCAGCCTCACGCGACCTCATCCTCGGCATTGCCCGCGAACTCTGA